Proteins found in one Mucilaginibacter gracilis genomic segment:
- a CDS encoding type IX secretion system plug protein yields MIKIQLFFILFFIKASTLAQVTYDDRVYLPGIKSVEFYNTSKAQSFPVINLKSSDVLLLAFDDLKGGTRYLNYTIQHCDANWNPSQLSPTEYLQSFTDDRITDYRYSSNTFQKYTHYEVTFPNQSIIPKLSGNYLLKVYIDGDVNKMVLTRRFYVLDSKVSISASVQPSNNNALRQSNQKINFNVNYGGLLVQNPNTDIRALVLQNGRTDKAQMNTQPANIRGSQLIYNDVNTNDFAGGNEFRHFDLRSLKLNSDRVGRIFRDTANTVILLGDPNRNQSAYSFQYDNNGNFYILNQDGQNPKIDADYVHVYFSLAGNKNDNDGAAYIVGKFNNFELNEQSKMQFDSGRARFYTDLYLKQGVYDYEYIWIDKNTKVPDEIAFEGSYYETENDYQILVYFRRPGARYEELVGYTLLNTTKR; encoded by the coding sequence ATGATAAAAATCCAGTTATTCTTCATCTTGTTTTTCATCAAGGCGAGCACCTTGGCCCAGGTAACCTATGATGATCGGGTTTACCTGCCCGGCATCAAATCGGTTGAGTTTTACAATACCAGCAAGGCACAATCGTTCCCGGTTATCAATTTAAAATCGAGCGACGTATTGTTGCTGGCCTTCGACGATTTAAAGGGCGGCACAAGGTATTTAAACTACACCATACAGCATTGCGATGCCAACTGGAACCCATCGCAACTATCGCCAACGGAATACTTGCAAAGCTTTACCGACGACCGCATAACCGATTATCGCTATTCCAGCAATACTTTTCAAAAATATACCCATTACGAAGTTACTTTCCCCAACCAAAGCATCATTCCCAAACTGTCTGGCAATTATTTGCTCAAGGTTTATATTGATGGCGATGTGAATAAAATGGTACTAACCCGCCGTTTTTATGTGCTCGATTCTAAGGTTAGCATTAGTGCCAGTGTACAGCCATCAAATAATAACGCGCTGCGGCAAAGCAATCAAAAAATAAATTTTAACGTTAATTACGGCGGTTTGCTGGTGCAAAACCCCAATACCGATATTCGCGCACTGGTGCTGCAAAACGGGCGTACAGATAAAGCTCAAATGAACACCCAACCCGCCAATATACGCGGTAGCCAGTTGATTTACAATGATGTGAATACTAATGATTTTGCCGGAGGCAATGAGTTTAGGCATTTCGACCTGCGATCACTTAAACTGAATTCGGATAGGGTAGGGCGCATCTTTCGAGATACGGCAAATACGGTAATTTTATTGGGCGATCCTAACCGCAATCAATCAGCTTATTCGTTTCAATACGATAATAACGGAAATTTTTATATCCTGAACCAGGATGGCCAAAACCCTAAGATTGATGCCGATTACGTGCATGTTTATTTTAGTTTGGCAGGTAATAAAAACGATAACGATGGTGCGGCTTATATTGTCGGTAAGTTTAATAATTTTGAACTCAACGAGCAAAGCAAAATGCAGTTTGACAGCGGCAGAGCTCGCTTTTATACCGACTTGTACTTAAAACAAGGTGTATATGATTACGAATACATTTGGATAGATAAAAATACCAAAGTGCCGGATGAAATTGCATTTGAAGGGTCGTACTACGAAACGGAGAATGATTATCAGATATTGGTTTACTTCCGCCGGCCCGGTGCGCGGTATGAAGAGTTGGTTGGCTATACGTTATTGAATACAACGAAACGGTGA
- a CDS encoding acyl-CoA thioesterase, with protein MTPKSPQDSHTIMNELVLPNDTNTLNNLMGGRLLHWMDIAAAIAAQKHCNRIVVTASVDTVSFKHPVKLGDVISIESKVTRAFNTSVEVRLDVWAQNIPSGTKVKSNEAYYTFVALDGDSRVVPVPELIPQTEEDLMYFDGALRRRQLRLVLAGRMKAEDATELKALFFKA; from the coding sequence ATGACTCCAAAATCTCCGCAAGATTCGCATACCATTATGAATGAACTGGTATTACCCAACGATACCAACACGCTAAATAATTTAATGGGAGGGCGTCTGCTGCACTGGATGGATATTGCCGCCGCAATTGCTGCTCAAAAACATTGTAACCGTATTGTGGTAACTGCGTCGGTAGATACGGTATCGTTTAAACATCCGGTTAAACTGGGCGATGTTATCAGTATCGAATCGAAGGTAACGCGGGCGTTTAATACGTCGGTTGAGGTTAGGCTGGATGTTTGGGCGCAAAATATACCATCGGGTACTAAAGTGAAGAGCAACGAAGCTTATTATACCTTTGTTGCCCTGGATGGTGATAGCCGTGTAGTGCCCGTGCCCGAACTGATACCCCAAACAGAGGAGGATTTGATGTATTTTGACGGTGCATTGCGCCGCCGCCAATTGCGTTTGGTTTTAGCAGGCCGTATGAAAGCCGAAGACGCCACCGAACTTAAAGCGTTGTTTTTTAAAGCATAG
- a CDS encoding adenosylhomocysteinase yields the protein MKKLALTVLIIAGVFAFGHAQTIDTTKQKKDTVAVKSKLADGSSFDRAIVIAETSERTGNPAEYLWIKNNYPNSRVKGQTLSYRNKKPYDILHIINAEGVALDIYFDISNFFGKF from the coding sequence ATGAAGAAGCTTGCCTTAACTGTTTTAATAATAGCAGGTGTATTTGCGTTTGGCCATGCACAAACTATAGATACTACAAAACAAAAAAAGGATACAGTTGCCGTAAAAAGTAAACTTGCGGATGGTTCGTCGTTTGATAGAGCGATTGTAATTGCCGAAACTAGCGAGCGTACTGGCAACCCGGCAGAGTATTTATGGATAAAAAACAATTATCCAAACAGTAGGGTAAAGGGGCAAACGTTAAGCTATCGCAATAAAAAGCCTTACGACATTTTACACATTATTAATGCCGAGGGCGTGGCGCTTGATATTTACTTTGATATTTCAAATTTTTTCGGCAAGTTTTAG
- a CDS encoding TlpA family protein disulfide reductase, with protein sequence MNYKASVFTILFALVSLCAVAQSKTVHLLNIQQLEKRVSNPDTVYIVNFWATWCGPCVKELPNFDELQQAYKNKPVKVLLISMDFKSKLNEVNAFAKTRKLISEVYLADKPSDQDFIDAIDKKWSGALPGTLVVNTKKHFREFYEREFTFNELNKLYQTNK encoded by the coding sequence ATGAATTATAAGGCATCTGTTTTTACTATACTGTTTGCATTAGTTAGCCTTTGTGCAGTGGCCCAAAGCAAAACTGTGCATTTGCTCAATATACAACAACTGGAAAAAAGGGTAAGCAACCCCGATACGGTTTATATAGTTAACTTTTGGGCAACCTGGTGCGGCCCATGTGTTAAGGAATTGCCAAATTTCGATGAGCTACAGCAGGCTTACAAAAACAAGCCGGTAAAAGTGTTGTTGATAAGTATGGATTTTAAATCGAAACTAAACGAGGTTAATGCTTTTGCCAAAACGCGTAAGTTGATAAGCGAAGTATATTTGGCTGACAAGCCCAGCGACCAGGACTTTATTGATGCTATTGATAAAAAATGGAGTGGAGCTTTGCCGGGTACTTTAGTGGTCAATACAAAAAAACATTTCCGTGAGTTTTATGAGCGGGAGTTTACTTTTAACGAATTAAATAAATTATACCAAACCAATAAATAA
- a CDS encoding thioredoxin family protein — MKKILAVLLFAAIGLTAFKTADNTGYKVGDVAADFKLKNVDGKMVSLADYKSAKGYIVVFTCNHCPYAKAYESRIMDLDKMYAPKGYPVIAISPNDPVSEPQDSFDNMKKLAAEKKYTFPYTIDETQDVTRAYGAKATPHVYVLQRTTIGNVVKYIGAIDNDTEGTNPARIKYVEAAVNALLISKTIETNTTKAIGCSIKWKKGA, encoded by the coding sequence ATGAAAAAAATTTTGGCCGTATTGCTGTTTGCCGCTATCGGTTTAACAGCTTTTAAAACAGCAGATAACACGGGTTACAAAGTTGGCGATGTTGCTGCCGATTTTAAACTGAAAAATGTTGATGGTAAAATGGTATCGCTGGCCGATTATAAATCGGCAAAGGGTTACATTGTGGTATTTACCTGCAACCATTGCCCATATGCCAAAGCTTACGAAAGCCGCATTATGGACCTTGATAAAATGTATGCGCCTAAAGGCTACCCGGTTATTGCTATTAGCCCTAACGACCCGGTGAGCGAACCACAAGACTCATTCGACAATATGAAAAAGCTTGCTGCCGAGAAGAAATACACCTTTCCGTATACTATTGACGAAACTCAGGATGTAACCCGTGCCTACGGTGCTAAGGCAACGCCACATGTTTACGTGCTGCAAAGAACAACAATAGGTAATGTGGTAAAATACATAGGTGCTATTGATAACGATACCGAAGGAACAAACCCTGCGCGCATTAAATATGTTGAAGCCGCAGTTAACGCCCTGCTAATTAGTAAAACTATTGAAACCAATACTACTAAGGCCATTGGCTGCTCAATTAAGTGGAAAAAAGGAGCGTGA
- a CDS encoding dihydroorotase → MPTILIKQATIVNEGLQYVADILVKDGLIYQIAPSINTLADTEINAEGLHLLPGCIDDQVHFREPGLTHKGNIFTESRAAVAGGITSFMEMPNTVPNALTQQLLADKYNIAAQTSLANYSFFMGASNDNLDEVLRTDAANVCGIKVFMGSSTGNMLVDNPQTLERLFTETPMLIATHCEDEATIKSNLNHFKQLLGDNIPVRLHPKIRSAEACYLSSSMAVEMAKKHNTRLHILHISTERETHLFDNSIPLKDKKITAEACVHHLWFSDADYETKGNLIKWNPAVKTLADRDAILAALLDGRIDIIATDHAPHTAEEKSKTYLEAPSGGPLVQHALPAVLEMHHQGKLTLEQVVEKMAHNPAICFNVQKRGFIREGYWADLVLVNLNLPWTVNKQNILYKCGWSPFEGQEFRSNITHTVVSGNLVYERGKLFDEIMGQRLTFGAYRL, encoded by the coding sequence ATGCCTACCATCCTCATCAAACAAGCCACTATAGTTAACGAAGGCCTCCAATACGTTGCCGATATTTTAGTTAAAGATGGCTTGATATACCAAATTGCGCCATCAATAAACACCCTGGCTGATACCGAAATTAACGCCGAAGGTTTGCACCTGCTACCAGGCTGTATTGACGATCAGGTGCATTTTCGCGAACCGGGTTTAACACATAAGGGCAATATTTTTACCGAATCGCGGGCTGCCGTAGCTGGGGGTATTACATCGTTTATGGAGATGCCCAATACTGTACCCAATGCTTTAACACAGCAGTTATTAGCTGATAAATATAACATTGCAGCGCAAACTTCGCTGGCCAATTACTCCTTTTTTATGGGAGCCAGTAATGATAATTTAGACGAGGTTTTGCGTACCGACGCTGCCAATGTTTGCGGCATTAAGGTTTTTATGGGTTCATCCACCGGTAATATGCTGGTTGATAACCCTCAAACCTTAGAAAGGTTGTTTACCGAAACACCCATGCTTATTGCTACGCATTGCGAAGACGAGGCAACCATTAAAAGTAACCTCAACCATTTTAAACAATTACTTGGCGACAATATACCGGTAAGATTGCACCCAAAAATACGAAGTGCCGAAGCTTGCTATCTGTCGTCAAGCATGGCGGTGGAAATGGCTAAAAAGCATAATACGCGCTTGCATATCCTGCATATCTCCACCGAAAGGGAAACGCATTTATTTGACAACAGCATCCCGCTAAAGGATAAAAAAATTACTGCCGAGGCGTGCGTACACCACCTTTGGTTTAGCGATGCTGATTACGAAACTAAAGGCAACCTGATAAAATGGAACCCGGCGGTTAAAACCCTCGCCGACCGCGATGCTATTTTAGCCGCTTTGCTGGATGGCCGTATTGATATTATTGCTACCGACCACGCGCCACATACCGCAGAAGAAAAGTCAAAAACATACTTAGAAGCACCATCCGGCGGGCCATTGGTACAACACGCCTTACCCGCCGTTTTAGAAATGCACCACCAAGGCAAGCTAACCTTAGAACAAGTGGTTGAAAAGATGGCCCACAACCCCGCTATATGTTTTAATGTACAAAAACGCGGCTTCATTCGCGAAGGCTATTGGGCCGATTTGGTTTTGGTGAACCTCAACCTGCCCTGGACGGTTAATAAGCAAAACATCCTATACAAATGTGGCTGGAGCCCATTCGAAGGGCAAGAGTTTCGCTCAAACATTACGCATACTGTGGTATCGGGTAATTTGGTTTATGAACGCGGGAAGTTGTTTGACGAGATTATGGGGCAGAGGCTAACCTTTGGTGCATATCGGCTATGA